Within the Leptolyngbya sp. 'hensonii' genome, the region ATGTCGTCTATTGTCGAGATGATTGACTTGGGTCACAAACCCACCTTGGCCCTGCGGGCCACCCTTCCCAGGATGGGATGAGCACTGTTGATCCACGCAAGTTATGATCAGACTAAAAACCAGAGCCATTGTTATGCCAGCTACTGACATCGGAGCATTCATTGTCAAATTACCAGACACTTTAGGAGGGCGTCCGCACATTGCAGGAAGCAGAGTCTCTGTGCAGCGTGTTGCGGCCTGGTACAAGAGGGGATTGAATGCTGAGGAAATTGCCGATCGGATGGGTAATATTACTCTGGTTCAAGTCTATGCTGCCTTAACCTATTACCACGCTAATCAACCAGAGATTGAAGCCTATCTTGCGGCTGAAAAATTGAGTTATGAACAGCTATCTAAAACAATGG harbors:
- a CDS encoding DUF433 domain-containing protein — translated: MPATDIGAFIVKLPDTLGGRPHIAGSRVSVQRVAAWYKRGLNAEEIADRMGNITLVQVYAALTYYHANQPEIEAYLAAEKLSYEQLSKTMG